Within Eggerthella sp. YY7918, the genomic segment TGGTCGACATGGCTAAAGAATTTTCTGCCGGATCGCGCTCGATGTTTTCGGGTGCGCTCTCCCGTGCGCTCGCTGAAGAACTGAGCGCGGGGCGTAAGGCGGTGCTTCTGCTCAATCAACGCGGTTTCGCGAAGTTTCTCTTGTGTCGCGAGTGCGGATTTGTGCCCGAATGCCCATCGTGCTCCACTTCGCTTACGTACCATGAGCGCGGAAACTTCCTCATCTGCCATCACTGCGGATATCGCGTTCCGGCGCCGTCTGTGTGTCCCGAATGCGGCAGTCCCTACCTGAAAAAGTTCGGTGCGGGCACTCAGCGCGTCGAGGCCGACTTGCGCGTGCTCTTGGACGAAACGCCCGGTGTGGGGCCGGATGTGCCCATTGTGCGTATGGACGCCGATACGACATCGGGTAAGGGTGCTCACCAGCGCCTACTTGAGGAGTTTGCCGCCGCCGACGCCGCAGTGCTATTGGGTACGCAGATGATCGCGAAGGGGCTCGATTTCGAAGACGTCACACTCGTCGGCGTCATCAACGCCGACACCATGTTGAAGTTGCCCGACTATCGCGCGGCGGAGCGCACCTTCGATCTCATCGAACAGGTGGCGGGCCGCGCCGGGCGTGCGGAGCTGCCGGGACGGGTGCTTGTGCAGACCTACGAGGCCGATGCTGCGCCCATCCGCGCCGCCGCGGCCTATGACCGCGCCCTCTTTTTGCGCGACGAGCTGCCGAAGCGACGACTTTTGGGCTATCCTCCCTACGTTTCCCTGGCAAATGTGCTTGTGTGGGGTAAGGATGAGCCAGAAGTGCGCCGTGTTGCCAGCGGGCTGCAAGACGAACTTGAAAAGGCGGTACGTGATTTTGGGGGAGAGGGATGGTCGGTGCTGCCCGCTACGCCGTGCGTGCTCGCGAAATTGCGGGGCACCTATCGCTGGCATATTGTGGTAAAAGCGCCGATTCATGCTGATATATCGTCAGTTCTCCTGCCTTTGTTTCGCCACCGCAAACCCGAAAAAGACGTAAATGTGGCTGTCGACGTGGACCCGGATGACTTATTGTAACTTTCAGATCGAAGAAAATAGGGAACCTGCTAACACGGAGCCGTTAGATGTGGTATCCTGATTTGCTGTATCTTTGCGCCCCGCGCGCTGTTTCGCGTGCCCGCGTTTGAGCATGAAAGGAAGATCACGTGGCCCAATCTTCGAAGAACAAAGCAGCAGAACCTGAGAAGAACAACGAGAAAGCCCCGATCGAAAACGAAGAAGTTTTAGACGATATGTCTGATGACATTGATGGCGATGAAATTGATTCTCCCGTCGACGTAACGGGGGTCATCGATGATACCGACACCATCGAAGATAAACTCACTGACGGTCTTGCCGAAGATGCCGAGGATGAGGACTTGCTTGAGGGAATTCCCGAGGAAGAGCTCAAGGCAACCGTTGATGTGCAATTGCCGAAGGTGAGCAGCAAAAGCAAGGTGCGCAGCGCGCGCAAGCGAAGCGCCGATGCGGGCATTACGGTACTTACTGGCGACCCGGTGCGTATGTACCTCAAGGAAATCGGCAAGGTGCCGCTGCTTACCGCTGCCGAGGAAATCGACCTGGCCATGAAGATCGAAGCCGGCGTCGCTGCCACTGAGGAATTGGAAAAGGCAGAGGACGAGGGCATCGAACTTGAGCGTCGCGAAAAGCGCCGTCTTGGTCGTATCGAGCAGGTGGGCATCGACGCGAAACAGCAACTCATCGAGGCGAACCTGCGTCTTGTGGTATCCATTGCCAAGCGTTATGTGGGTCGCGGCATGCTGTTTTTGGATCTCATCCAAGAGGGCAATCTCGGCCTTATCCGTGCAGTTGAGAAGTTCGACTACACGAAGGGCTTCAAGTTCTCCACGTATGCCACCTGGTGGATTCGCCAGGCTATCACGCGCGCCATCGCGGACCAGGCGCGCACCATCCGTATTCCCGTTCACATGGTGGAAACCATCAATAAACTTGTGCGCATTCAGCGCCAACTGCTTCAAGAGCTGGGCCGCGAGCCTTCTCCTGAAGAGATTGGTAAAGAGATGGGCCTGCCCGCCGAGCGCGTGCGTGAAATCCAGAAGATTTCTCAGGAGCCGGTAAGCCTGGAAACGCCCATCGGCGAGGAAGAGGATTCTCAGCTGGGCGATTTCATCGAGGACGACGCTGCTGTGGTGCCGCCCGACGCTGCCAGCTTCAGCATGCTGCAAGAGCAGCTGAGCAAGGTGCTGGACGGTTTGGCCGAGCGCGAGCGCAAGGTTATCGCGTTGCGCTTTGGGCTGGAGGACGGTCACCCGCGCACGCTTGAGGAAGTGGGCCGCGAGTTCGGTGTTACGCGTGAACGTATTCGTCAGATCGAAAGCAAAACGCTCGCGAAGCTGCGTCATCCGTCGCGCTCCTCGAAGCTTAAAGACTATCTGGAAGATTAGGGTTCCGTCGGTTTGACGACCGACGGGACGCGCCGACGCTGCGAAGCCCTCTCGCACCGATCCTCGGCCCTTTTTCGCTTACCCTTACGTGCGAAAGCACGCGCGGCCGCGAAACGGGCCGATTATCGGCACGAGAGGGCTTCTCGCTGACTTGATTGGACCTGTGCGTCATGGAAAACAAAAACCTTGAACTGTTTGCGAGTTGCCTTGCGGGCTTAGAGGCTCCGCTCGCTGAGGAATTGAAGCGTCTTGGCATCAAGCGTGTACGCCCCCTTGGCGGGGGCGTCGCTTTTTACGGCGATGTGCGTCAGGCGCTGTCCGCGTGCCTCTGGTCCCGTCTTGCTTCGCGCATACTTGTTGTTGTGGGTCGTGTGGACGCTCGCGACGCACAGAGTCTTTATCAGGGGGTACGGGCGCTTCGGTGGGAAGATGTGATCGTGGCGGGCGCGAGTATAGCACTGCGGGCGCACGGCATGAACAACGAGCTGCGCAATACGAAGTTCACTGCGCTTAAGGTGAAGGACGCGGTGTGCGATCAGTTGCTTGAGACACGCGGCGTACGGCCGGATGTGGACACGGCAACGCCCGATGCGCTTATCGACGTGCGTGTGCATGAAGGAAAGGCCACGGTGTCGCTTGATTTGGCGGGGGAGTCGCTCTACCGACGGAGCTATCTGAGTGACGACGACACTCAGGATGCATCGCTTTCGTGTGCACTTGCGGCAGGGGTTCTTGCTTTGGCGGATTGGCGCGATCGGTTTGCGGGCGGCGCAGCGCTTGTCGATCCTGCCTGCGGTGACGGTATGCTCGTGGTAGAGGCTGCTTCGATGGCGTGCGATCAGGCGCCGGGCCTCGTGCGTGATCACTGGGGCTTCTTCGGATGGGCTCTTTCAGAACCCGAGGTGTTCAACGAGCTCATCAGCGAAGCCGACGAGCGGTTTGAGCGCGGCCTTTTGCGGGTAGTAGGGGAGGAAGCGCTTGAGCCTGCTGCGTCGACTCCGCCGGATATCGCTCGGGTGCGTATTGCCGGCGCCTCAACGTCGTCTCCGGCTATTGCGCGCGCCCGCATGCATGCAAAGCGCGCAGGACTGCGGCAGGTGGTTTCGGTAGAACAGGCCGATGCGCAGTCGGTGGGCGAACTGGTTGAACGGGTGAGCTCAGTTGCTGAACAAGCGGCGCCTGATGGCACGCCGCGCTGCGTTGTTGCCTGTGAACTGCCGGGAGCAGAACGTATGCAGTCCGAAGCGCGCGCTCAGGCCGAGGCGGCGGCGTTTATTGCTGCGGCGTCAAGTGCTCCTGCAGCATCGCTTTTTGCCGTTGCGGGAGAGAAGGGGATCGAGGCGCGTTTCGGTGTCGAGCCTGTTGTACGTACGGAAATCGGCCGTGAACGCCTCGCTACAGAGGTGCTTGTGTTCGACGAAGCCCCTCGCGGTACAGTGACCGTCGTGGTGCCCGATTCGGCGGGCGGGGCCGAGCATCGCGTCGATGTGCTCGAATCCTCTTCTGAGCAGTTTGCGGCGCGTCTGCGCAAAGTGGCTAAGGAGCGGCGCAAATGGGCGCGACGCGAGGGCGTATCATGCTATCGCGTCTACGATGCCGACCTTCCCGATTATGCGGTGGCGATCGACGTGTATCCGGGCGCAGGCGAAGCGTCAGGCAACCTCTATCTTCACATTGCCGAATATGCAGCGCCTTCCTCCATCGATCCCGGCAAAGCGCAGCGTCGTTACGATGACGTGCTCGCTTTGGCTCCCGTTGTGCTGGGTGTTCGCCCCGACCACGTGTTTTCCAAGGTGCGTCGCCGCGACAAAGGCGGCGGTCAGTACCGCGAAGCGCGGCGACGTTCCTATGTTACCCAGGTGCAGGAGGATGGCTATATCTTCGAGGTCGACCTTGCGGGATACCTGGATACAGGACTGTTCCTGGACCATCGGCTTACCCGTGAATTGGTCGGCGCGAAGGCGAAGGGCAAACGTTTTCTCAATCTGTTCGCTTATACTGGCACGGCAAGCGTGCATGCCGCGGGCGGGGGTGCACAAAGTACGACAACGGTGGATTTGTCGCAAACGTACCTCGATTGGGCTGCCCGCAATATGGCTGCAAACGGGTTTGCAGGCGATACACACACGTTTGAACGCGGTGACACTATGGCGTGGATCACCGAGGCGCGCCGTGCCGGTCGCCGCTTTGACCTCGTGTTTGTCGATCCGCCTACGTTCTCCAATTCAAAGGCTATGGGTAAACGTACCTGGGATGTGCAACGCGATCACGTGGAGTTGCTCATCGGCGTATCGCGCTTGTTGTCGGAGGAGGGCGAAGTTATCTTCTCGTGCAACCTGCGAACCTTTAAGCCTGACGAGGAGGCGCTTGCAAAGTACGGAGTGGTTCTTGAAGACATCACTGCGCAGACCATTCCCCATGACTTCGAGCGCAACCCTCGTATCCACAAATGCTATTTGGCAAGGCGCTCCTGAGAGAGCTCTTGATTGGTGTCGTGTTTCTGATCTGATGATGAGCGTTTGGGCAAAGGCTCGCGTGCGCCGCCCATAAGCCTGATGAAGACATTGGCGAACAGTCCCGTGAAGATTGCGGCCGCCAACGTGCCTTCGCGAATACCTTGGATACTTCCGAGCAGAAACCATGATGCCACGGCGGCAAGCGCCACGCTGAAAAGGTCAAATCCAATTTTGGTGTGCCCGAAATTCCATCCCGTTGTGCTGGTGATGGCCCACACAAATGCCTCGCCGCTGCTCATAACAATGTTTGCGACCACGGTGCACGATACGCCGAAGGCAAGCATCGCTATACCGCAAAACAGCATGACAAGCAGCCCCGGGTATGTTTCAGGGCGAACAAAGGAAAACAGATAGCTAAACCCGTCAAGTCCGATGCTGAAAAGGACCGAGATGGGCAGCTGTAGCAGCGCCGAAGCCCTGAAGTTGCGCCGTAAAATAACTACCTGACCAAGCAAAAGCACGATATTCCAAGCAGTCATAAAAACGCCGTACGATATCTGGGGAAAGGCGATGCTTAACACATAGCCGAACGACGATATGGGTGAGGTCCCCAGATAGGTTTTGGTGATAAGCGCAATGCCGGCAGACATGATGAGGATGCCCACTGACAACAGACAGGCTCGCATCACTATTGTTTTGGTAGTTGCCATAAATATGCCGTGATCCCCGAGAAACGAATAAAGCCTGATGGTTTACCCCTGCAAACCATCAATGATGATTGTATGCTTGCGATATGGGAAAACAAACGGCCATCCGCAGCCAAATGTGGGTTGCGAGTCGGGCATGATCTCATCTCGTCCAGCCCGCTCTTCGAACCAGAAAAGAGAAAAGCCGCCTGTGTGCGGCGACTTTTGAAAGCGGTGGTGGGCCCAGCAGGATTCGAACCTGCAACCAAAGGATTATGAGTCCTCTGCTCCACCGTTGAGCTATAGGCCCGTAAAGCGTCCCGCTATTCTATCCCAAAAAGGCCGAACATGCCAAGAGTAGTTTGCGTCGAAAAAATGGAGCAAAAAAGTATCTTGCGCACTTGCACGACTATCGGTAGAATGTTCAGACGCATTAAGCACTGTAATACATGGTCGCTTGGCTCAGCGGGAGAGCATCGCCTTCACACGGCGGGGGTCACAGGTTCAAATCCTGTAGCGACCACCATGAAACTACCAGGCCACCGTTCGGTGGCCTTTTGCTTCCCCCGCATCCCTTGCCCCAACGTCGATCTATTCGGCTTTGAGGGTGAACTTCCAGGCGCAGTTGCAGGTGGTGTCGGTGATCTCGGGATAACAGCTCAGGCACTCGGTTTCGATGCGGTCGTCGATGTTGGCAGCAAAGACGCTGTATTCAATGATGCCCACGCTTTTGCAGGGATGAAAACCCATACCTTTGCGCTCACG encodes:
- a CDS encoding YitT family protein; translation: MATTKTIVMRACLLSVGILIMSAGIALITKTYLGTSPISSFGYVLSIAFPQISYGVFMTAWNIVLLLGQVVILRRNFRASALLQLPISVLFSIGLDGFSYLFSFVRPETYPGLLVMLFCGIAMLAFGVSCTVVANIVMSSGEAFVWAITSTTGWNFGHTKIGFDLFSVALAAVASWFLLGSIQGIREGTLAAAIFTGLFANVFIRLMGGAREPLPKRSSSDQKHDTNQELSQERLAK
- the rlmKL gene encoding bifunctional 23S rRNA (guanine(2069)-N(7))-methyltransferase RlmK/23S rRNA (guanine(2445)-N(2))-methyltransferase RlmL; the protein is MENKNLELFASCLAGLEAPLAEELKRLGIKRVRPLGGGVAFYGDVRQALSACLWSRLASRILVVVGRVDARDAQSLYQGVRALRWEDVIVAGASIALRAHGMNNELRNTKFTALKVKDAVCDQLLETRGVRPDVDTATPDALIDVRVHEGKATVSLDLAGESLYRRSYLSDDDTQDASLSCALAAGVLALADWRDRFAGGAALVDPACGDGMLVVEAASMACDQAPGLVRDHWGFFGWALSEPEVFNELISEADERFERGLLRVVGEEALEPAASTPPDIARVRIAGASTSSPAIARARMHAKRAGLRQVVSVEQADAQSVGELVERVSSVAEQAAPDGTPRCVVACELPGAERMQSEARAQAEAAAFIAAASSAPAASLFAVAGEKGIEARFGVEPVVRTEIGRERLATEVLVFDEAPRGTVTVVVPDSAGGAEHRVDVLESSSEQFAARLRKVAKERRKWARREGVSCYRVYDADLPDYAVAIDVYPGAGEASGNLYLHIAEYAAPSSIDPGKAQRRYDDVLALAPVVLGVRPDHVFSKVRRRDKGGGQYREARRRSYVTQVQEDGYIFEVDLAGYLDTGLFLDHRLTRELVGAKAKGKRFLNLFAYTGTASVHAAGGGAQSTTTVDLSQTYLDWAARNMAANGFAGDTHTFERGDTMAWITEARRAGRRFDLVFVDPPTFSNSKAMGKRTWDVQRDHVELLIGVSRLLSEEGEVIFSCNLRTFKPDEEALAKYGVVLEDITAQTIPHDFERNPRIHKCYLARRS
- the rpoD gene encoding RNA polymerase sigma factor RpoD, whose translation is MAQSSKNKAAEPEKNNEKAPIENEEVLDDMSDDIDGDEIDSPVDVTGVIDDTDTIEDKLTDGLAEDAEDEDLLEGIPEEELKATVDVQLPKVSSKSKVRSARKRSADAGITVLTGDPVRMYLKEIGKVPLLTAAEEIDLAMKIEAGVAATEELEKAEDEGIELERREKRRLGRIEQVGIDAKQQLIEANLRLVVSIAKRYVGRGMLFLDLIQEGNLGLIRAVEKFDYTKGFKFSTYATWWIRQAITRAIADQARTIRIPVHMVETINKLVRIQRQLLQELGREPSPEEIGKEMGLPAERVREIQKISQEPVSLETPIGEEEDSQLGDFIEDDAAVVPPDAASFSMLQEQLSKVLDGLAERERKVIALRFGLEDGHPRTLEEVGREFGVTRERIRQIESKTLAKLRHPSRSSKLKDYLED